One genomic window of Boudabousia tangfeifanii includes the following:
- a CDS encoding AMP-dependent synthetase/ligase yields the protein MFGFGRDKDPISEPDELEEETSSEDLEETASPSTDVLEWHGPVMVKTEDYMTLPWLLAERVKRSPHSTLIEVKNSIGRGWRRVSATDFAADVMSTARGLVGLGLQPGDAIAIMAHTSYDWTLLDFSAWAAGLVVVPIYETSSSEQISWTIENSNVKMVVTENATMRRLVSASVPEGTLQYIFALDDSGVVRIKEAGREVAEAVVEERTAALTTDSLATIIYTSGTTGRPKGVELTHGNFSILAMNGHEWMPEIAKPKDSRLLIFLPLAHVYARFLVVFQISGNGVLAHTPNVKSLLDDLASFKPTYLLAVPRVLEKIYNSAEAKAASSPSKRKIFRWAVATAIEYSQALDTEEGPSKSLTTRRLLADRLVFSTLRHLMGGNVKYVISGGGPLGLRLGHFYRGMGMTVLEGYGLTECLIASVNTVRLSKIGTIGPPISTLGFRISDEGEIQIQGPSVSRGYHNNPEANAEAFTEDGWFRTGDIGSVDFDGYVRITGRAKELIVTAGGKNVSPAVLEDAMRGHPLISQVVVVGDKRPFIAALITLDEEMLPMWLTNHGLPHMDVAEAARHPQVLAALERAVKKANEHVSRAESIREIRVLVTDFTEDNGMLTPSMKVKRPVVLRAFQKEIDEIYGGPVSRGH from the coding sequence TGAACCGGATGAGTTGGAAGAAGAGACTTCTTCGGAAGACCTAGAGGAAACGGCTTCACCTAGTACTGACGTGTTGGAATGGCACGGCCCAGTAATGGTCAAAACGGAAGATTATATGACCCTTCCATGGCTATTGGCAGAACGTGTGAAGCGTAGTCCTCACAGCACGCTCATTGAGGTAAAAAACTCGATTGGCCGTGGTTGGCGTCGAGTTTCTGCTACCGATTTTGCCGCTGATGTGATGAGCACTGCCCGCGGTTTAGTTGGTTTGGGTTTGCAGCCAGGTGATGCTATCGCGATCATGGCCCACACTTCGTATGATTGGACCCTACTCGATTTTTCCGCTTGGGCGGCAGGTCTAGTGGTTGTCCCGATTTATGAGACTTCTTCTTCTGAACAGATCTCATGGACCATTGAAAACTCCAATGTGAAGATGGTTGTCACTGAAAACGCTACTATGCGTCGTTTGGTTTCTGCCTCGGTTCCAGAAGGAACTTTGCAATATATTTTCGCTTTGGATGATTCTGGCGTTGTCCGGATTAAAGAAGCTGGCCGTGAAGTAGCAGAAGCGGTTGTCGAAGAGCGCACGGCAGCATTGACTACCGATTCTCTGGCAACGATTATTTACACTTCTGGCACTACTGGGCGTCCGAAGGGTGTTGAGCTTACCCACGGCAATTTCAGTATCTTGGCTATGAATGGTCACGAGTGGATGCCTGAGATTGCCAAACCGAAGGATTCGCGTCTGCTAATCTTCTTGCCTTTGGCTCACGTGTATGCCCGTTTCTTGGTTGTGTTCCAGATTTCTGGCAATGGCGTTTTGGCACATACCCCGAATGTGAAGTCGTTGCTTGATGACTTGGCCAGCTTCAAACCAACCTATTTGTTGGCTGTGCCCCGCGTTTTAGAGAAAATTTATAACTCGGCAGAAGCTAAGGCAGCCAGTTCGCCCTCGAAACGTAAGATTTTCCGTTGGGCAGTAGCCACGGCGATCGAGTATTCGCAGGCTCTTGATACCGAGGAAGGTCCTTCTAAGTCTTTGACCACTCGTCGACTTTTAGCTGATCGTCTAGTTTTCTCGACTCTGCGTCATCTCATGGGTGGCAACGTCAAATATGTGATTAGTGGTGGCGGTCCTTTGGGCTTACGCTTGGGACACTTCTATCGTGGCATGGGCATGACCGTGTTGGAAGGATACGGCTTGACCGAATGTTTGATCGCTTCGGTCAACACGGTTCGTCTGTCAAAGATTGGTACCATCGGTCCCCCGATTTCGACGCTTGGCTTCCGAATCAGTGACGAGGGCGAAATCCAGATCCAAGGTCCCTCAGTTTCTCGCGGTTACCACAATAATCCTGAGGCCAATGCTGAGGCATTTACTGAGGATGGTTGGTTCCGTACCGGAGATATTGGTAGCGTGGATTTCGATGGCTACGTCCGGATTACTGGTCGAGCTAAGGAACTGATTGTTACAGCTGGTGGGAAGAACGTCTCCCCTGCTGTTTTGGAAGATGCCATGCGTGGTCATCCGTTGATCAGCCAAGTGGTGGTCGTTGGTGATAAGCGTCCATTTATTGCTGCCTTGATTACTTTGGATGAGGAAATGTTGCCAATGTGGCTGACCAACCACGGTTTACCGCATATGGACGTAGCCGAGGCTGCTCGCCATCCTCAGGTTTTGGCCGCGCTGGAACGAGCGGTGAAAAAGGCCAATGAGCATGTTTCTCGGGCGGAATCGATCCGTGAAATCCGGGTGCTAGTTACTGACTTTACCGAGGATAACGGCATGTTGACCCCGTCGATGAAGGTGAAGCGTCCGGTAGTGCTCCGTGCTTTCCAGAAGGAAATTGACGAGATCTACGGTGGTCCAGTTAGCCGCGGGCACTAG
- a CDS encoding phosphoglucomutase/phosphomannomutase family protein: MEHNHDNGAFRPNQLSIVAATQPEINFGTGGWRAIIAEGFTKLNVQRVAQALADLIHEENVSDKPIVLGYDRRFLSDAFTWWVAEVLAANELHVHLIDTPAPTPMIMWTVRNLGCAYGVALTASHNPAIYNGMKIFTAGGRDAEVAVTDKIQTKARALGPDEIKTVDPVAATEAGLITTATTMNDYIDSIMEVIDTDAIRKAGLRIILDPMFGVSRTCLQTILLTARCDLHTIHDRRDPLFGGRMPSPAFDTVHALQRAVIDSQAALGIATDGDADRLGIVDDTGAFLHPNEILVLLYSYLLEDKGWEGPCVRNLATTHLLDRVAKAHGQECIEVPVGFKWVSAAMAEHDAIIGGESSGGLTVRGHIAGKDGIYAGSLLVEMVAKKGKPLSQIYADLIAQYGKLEMVEANLSFTIDLKEKLMQQVFTDKDLPTFKEEIDHVSFLDGCKIYFKNDGWVVIRFSGTEPLLRVFAEMPTKEAAQEIVDTVADYYHLG, encoded by the coding sequence ATGGAACACAATCATGACAATGGGGCATTCCGCCCGAATCAGCTTTCCATCGTTGCCGCCACTCAACCAGAAATCAACTTCGGTACTGGTGGTTGGCGTGCCATTATCGCCGAGGGATTTACCAAACTAAACGTTCAACGTGTAGCCCAAGCCCTCGCCGATCTAATCCATGAAGAAAACGTCTCGGACAAACCGATCGTACTCGGCTATGACCGACGCTTCCTTTCCGACGCTTTCACCTGGTGGGTAGCAGAAGTACTCGCAGCAAATGAACTGCACGTACATTTGATTGACACACCAGCACCAACCCCTATGATTATGTGGACTGTGCGCAATCTGGGTTGTGCCTACGGGGTAGCCCTAACCGCCTCCCACAACCCCGCCATTTACAACGGCATGAAGATCTTCACCGCGGGCGGGCGCGATGCTGAAGTTGCCGTTACCGACAAAATCCAAACCAAAGCACGTGCCTTAGGGCCCGATGAGATCAAGACTGTCGATCCCGTCGCTGCCACCGAAGCAGGGCTAATCACCACCGCCACCACCATGAACGACTACATCGACTCGATCATGGAAGTGATTGATACCGACGCGATTCGCAAAGCGGGACTGCGGATCATCCTTGACCCCATGTTCGGGGTTTCGCGTACCTGTCTTCAAACCATCCTACTGACCGCCAGATGCGATCTACACACCATCCATGACCGTCGCGATCCACTTTTCGGTGGACGCATGCCCTCACCGGCATTTGATACCGTGCATGCCTTGCAACGTGCAGTAATCGATTCCCAAGCAGCACTCGGTATTGCTACTGACGGTGACGCCGACCGGCTCGGCATCGTTGACGACACCGGCGCATTCTTGCACCCGAATGAAATCCTAGTACTGCTATACAGCTACCTACTTGAAGATAAAGGATGGGAAGGTCCGTGCGTTAGGAACTTGGCCACCACCCATCTCCTAGACCGAGTAGCTAAAGCCCACGGACAAGAATGTATTGAAGTTCCCGTCGGCTTCAAATGGGTCAGTGCTGCGATGGCTGAACACGACGCCATCATCGGCGGTGAATCCTCCGGCGGTCTAACCGTACGTGGACACATCGCAGGTAAAGACGGCATATATGCCGGTTCACTGCTCGTGGAAATGGTCGCTAAGAAGGGCAAACCACTATCGCAAATCTACGCTGACTTGATTGCGCAGTATGGCAAACTCGAAATGGTTGAAGCAAACCTGTCCTTCACCATCGACCTCAAAGAAAAGCTCATGCAGCAGGTCTTCACCGATAAAGACCTGCCAACCTTCAAGGAAGAAATTGATCATGTTTCCTTCCTAGACGGCTGCAAGATCTACTTCAAGAACGATGGGTGGGTCGTCATCCGCTTCTCAGGGACCGAGCCGTTGCTACGTGTTTTCGCTGAAATGCCTACCAAGGAAGCAGCCCAAGAAATCGTCGATACCGTCGCCGACTACTACCACTTAGGTTAA
- a CDS encoding MarC family protein codes for MSGALFLKAFGALFAIMNPFVNLPIFLGLTGGYSVAEQKRTALKTVLSSTIMAVIIFFSGTALLRFFGVDLDNFRIAGGLMLLIIGLGMLRGSGSTTHEGTDGEKKEISSSSESISFYPMTFPMLIGPGTITTIIVLQADGATWLGRLTVFAALAVVLLLVAVVLYFSSSISKHMSLTLRTIMTRLAGMILTAIAVEMMTVGLLKVFPGWGA; via the coding sequence ATGAGTGGGGCGCTATTTCTAAAAGCCTTTGGGGCTTTGTTTGCGATTATGAATCCGTTTGTTAATCTGCCGATTTTCTTGGGTTTAACTGGTGGTTATTCGGTGGCCGAACAAAAGCGTACGGCGCTCAAGACTGTGCTTTCATCGACCATCATGGCGGTTATTATTTTCTTTTCAGGAACCGCTTTATTACGGTTTTTCGGGGTTGATCTGGATAATTTCCGGATTGCTGGTGGCCTGATGCTTTTGATTATTGGCTTGGGTATGTTGCGTGGTTCCGGTTCTACTACCCATGAAGGTACTGATGGTGAGAAGAAAGAGATTTCGTCCTCGAGCGAGTCTATTTCTTTCTATCCAATGACCTTTCCCATGCTGATTGGTCCGGGCACGATTACTACCATTATTGTGTTGCAGGCCGATGGCGCTACTTGGCTTGGCCGTCTCACCGTGTTTGCAGCGTTGGCTGTAGTTTTGCTGTTGGTTGCGGTCGTTTTATATTTCTCAAGCTCTATCTCGAAACACATGTCTTTGACTTTGCGGACAATCATGACTCGTTTAGCGGGCATGATTTTGACTGCAATTGCCGTAGAAATGATGACAGTGGGGCTCTTGAAGGTTTTCCCCGGATGGGGCGCTTGA
- a CDS encoding NAD(P)/FAD-dependent oxidoreductase, with product MRKMNVAKIALGAAGLAGASALGYQALNATPKLELDPARKTPVRVLVAGGGYIGLIAAQNLRRYYTPEQVQITVVDPRTYMTYQPFLPEAAGGNIEARHVVAPHRIALKGCELIVGSIENINHAQHQVTIRPETGEQHQGEVETYTREYDELIIGLGAQPRTLPIPGLADMALGFKQVEEAINLRNRVLTKIETASSTQDLAERERLLTFVFVGGGFAGIEAIGEVEDMARAAVKRIDNLDMDMLRFVMVEGARRILPELGEELGGYALEQLNSRGIEVKLNTFLNSCENGHIVLSNGEEFEADTLVWTAGVKANPVLADSDLPLDERDRVRANAALQVVDGETVVPGAWAAGDCAAVPDLTAPGNATCPPTAQHAVRQGKSLAQNLAAHLAGEPLSNYSHKNVGTVASLGLMKGVAEIMGVKLRGPMAWFAHRSYHMLAMPTWNRKARIVADWSMAMLFQREIVALGSLTSPRAAFRQAAEADAARRAQRSADKEPAKVISSPATPTQKERVEK from the coding sequence ATGCGAAAAATGAATGTTGCGAAAATAGCTTTAGGTGCGGCTGGTCTTGCCGGTGCCTCCGCCCTCGGATACCAGGCACTAAATGCCACCCCGAAACTCGAACTGGACCCAGCACGGAAAACTCCAGTGCGCGTCCTAGTGGCTGGCGGTGGCTACATTGGCCTCATTGCCGCCCAAAACCTACGCCGTTACTACACCCCTGAACAGGTGCAGATTACCGTCGTTGATCCCCGCACCTACATGACCTACCAGCCCTTCCTACCCGAAGCGGCCGGCGGCAACATTGAAGCGCGGCACGTAGTTGCCCCACACCGCATCGCCCTGAAAGGATGCGAACTAATCGTTGGTTCGATCGAAAACATCAACCACGCACAGCATCAGGTCACCATTCGCCCAGAAACCGGCGAACAGCACCAGGGCGAAGTTGAAACTTACACTCGTGAATACGACGAACTAATCATCGGTCTCGGAGCACAACCACGCACCCTACCAATCCCAGGTTTGGCCGACATGGCCCTCGGATTCAAGCAGGTCGAAGAAGCCATCAACCTTCGCAACCGCGTCCTGACCAAGATCGAGACCGCCTCTTCCACCCAAGACCTAGCCGAACGCGAACGCCTCCTCACCTTCGTTTTCGTTGGCGGTGGCTTCGCCGGCATCGAAGCCATCGGCGAAGTTGAAGACATGGCCCGCGCAGCCGTTAAGCGCATCGACAACCTAGACATGGACATGCTCCGTTTCGTCATGGTCGAGGGCGCCCGACGCATCCTCCCAGAACTAGGTGAAGAACTCGGCGGCTACGCCCTCGAGCAGCTCAACTCTCGCGGGATCGAAGTCAAGCTCAATACCTTCCTCAACTCCTGCGAAAACGGGCACATCGTCCTTTCCAACGGGGAAGAATTCGAGGCCGACACCCTCGTGTGGACCGCCGGTGTTAAAGCCAACCCAGTTCTAGCCGACTCCGACCTACCACTCGACGAACGCGACCGTGTCCGCGCAAACGCTGCCTTGCAGGTCGTAGACGGTGAAACCGTAGTGCCAGGTGCTTGGGCCGCTGGCGACTGCGCGGCCGTGCCAGACCTCACCGCACCTGGCAATGCCACCTGCCCGCCAACCGCCCAGCATGCAGTCCGCCAAGGTAAATCCCTCGCGCAAAACCTTGCCGCACACCTTGCCGGCGAGCCCTTGAGCAACTACAGCCACAAGAACGTCGGCACCGTCGCCTCCCTCGGTCTGATGAAGGGCGTTGCCGAAATCATGGGCGTCAAGCTCCGTGGCCCAATGGCCTGGTTCGCACACCGCTCCTATCACATGCTAGCCATGCCAACCTGGAACCGAAAGGCACGTATCGTCGCCGACTGGAGCATGGCCATGCTGTTCCAGCGGGAAATCGTCGCCCTCGGATCGCTCACCTCGCCACGCGCCGCCTTCCGTCAAGCAGCCGAGGCCGACGCCGCCCGTCGTGCCCAGCGTAGCGCTGACAAAGAACCAGCCAAGGTGATCTCCTCACCAGCGACCCCCACCCAAAAGGAACGAGTCGAAAAGTAG
- a CDS encoding DUF6541 family protein → MAFLTVVQLLFWFIAPGAFLAYLVRLPKLGVIAAAVPLSLAQLGFVALLSTFFHGIYRPFFILLCLLPIWVLGYVLGRWIARDNSSSTMSALALLSDLFFRPTRLVTTFLAMLFAGWTISSTLYRALEPIALAPAFWDIQFHNNVTRHLAESGNASPLNIHSFSMNLPLKISGYYPDGLHLVASLLGPSQVMMSVNLTQIVAVFLFGVGMVLLAFLLFPDTAAAPWLMALCVPLFTGFSAVIQTTAGKWAFGFGLALVPWVIATLVALWLWLNEGDSLAKHVTSVLVLLAATMSLAISHVGVLYVLAFTLVPAGISLVWQARYERTKKVVAIFSALYFFAIWGALLMLGRTFTSSINYPKYSRGREAIWEILSGSEFVKRYFVEADLANTWSVFILTVLAIVVVAFVGPRWILASYAIVFSFAFATLFLHVPYMFLLQPIYNDPVRAAALTSIFGPLLIVAGLRGLGVLATRFFPQNTLVVKSQSSHFAPFLAVAVFAGFVLGLNPDLRAHERYVIVNIESRKAGETLVDPEEFAMWQSFAHKYPQAGVLGDPTTGVPLMYAATGVKALPRFTSFVLNDREIQLLHEIGQNPVAPQTCDLAKQLGIQFVYDDDHKYMGGKIKQIENFDGLKHMLETKDGISLVAHTETARIYHLDKCFGPLKK, encoded by the coding sequence ATGGCCTTTTTGACGGTGGTTCAGTTATTGTTTTGGTTTATCGCCCCTGGTGCGTTTTTGGCGTACTTGGTTAGGTTGCCAAAGCTTGGCGTGATTGCTGCTGCGGTTCCACTGTCTTTGGCCCAGTTGGGGTTTGTGGCATTATTGTCTACTTTCTTCCACGGGATTTATCGTCCTTTTTTCATTCTTTTGTGTTTGCTGCCGATTTGGGTATTGGGTTATGTTCTGGGTCGTTGGATTGCACGAGACAACTCGTCCTCGACCATGTCGGCTTTGGCCCTTTTGTCTGATCTTTTCTTTCGTCCGACCCGTCTGGTAACCACATTTTTGGCGATGCTTTTTGCTGGTTGGACAATTTCGTCGACCTTGTATCGGGCCTTAGAGCCGATTGCTTTGGCACCGGCTTTTTGGGATATCCAGTTCCATAACAATGTCACTCGCCATTTGGCTGAGTCGGGAAATGCTTCTCCCCTGAATATTCATTCATTTTCCATGAATCTTCCGCTAAAGATTAGCGGTTATTACCCCGATGGTTTGCACCTCGTCGCGTCACTTTTAGGACCGAGTCAGGTAATGATGTCTGTGAATCTGACACAGATTGTGGCGGTCTTCTTGTTCGGGGTGGGGATGGTTCTCCTTGCGTTCTTACTTTTTCCTGACACTGCGGCCGCACCGTGGTTGATGGCTTTATGCGTTCCTCTTTTTACGGGGTTTTCTGCAGTCATTCAGACTACCGCCGGAAAGTGGGCTTTTGGTTTCGGTCTGGCGCTTGTGCCGTGGGTGATCGCGACTTTGGTGGCACTTTGGCTTTGGCTGAACGAGGGCGATTCTCTGGCGAAGCATGTCACTTCTGTTTTGGTGCTACTGGCGGCCACTATGTCTCTTGCGATCAGCCATGTGGGCGTGCTTTATGTTTTAGCTTTTACTCTGGTACCAGCAGGGATTTCTTTGGTGTGGCAGGCGCGTTATGAACGCACTAAGAAAGTAGTGGCAATCTTTAGCGCCTTATATTTCTTTGCTATTTGGGGAGCCTTGTTAATGCTGGGTCGAACATTCACCTCAAGCATTAATTACCCTAAGTATTCTCGAGGGCGCGAAGCGATCTGGGAAATCCTTTCGGGCTCAGAGTTTGTGAAACGGTATTTTGTTGAAGCTGATTTAGCAAACACCTGGAGTGTTTTCATTCTGACTGTGCTCGCTATCGTGGTGGTGGCGTTCGTAGGGCCACGTTGGATTCTGGCGAGCTATGCGATAGTGTTCTCGTTCGCTTTTGCCACCTTGTTCTTGCACGTGCCCTACATGTTCTTGCTACAGCCAATCTACAACGACCCCGTGCGCGCGGCAGCTCTCACGTCTATTTTTGGGCCGCTGCTGATTGTGGCGGGTCTTAGAGGCTTGGGAGTGCTTGCCACTCGTTTCTTTCCCCAGAACACTCTGGTTGTTAAGAGCCAAAGCAGTCACTTCGCCCCATTTTTGGCAGTGGCTGTTTTTGCCGGTTTCGTCCTCGGCCTAAATCCTGACCTGAGGGCCCATGAACGATATGTGATTGTGAACATTGAGTCTCGCAAAGCTGGTGAAACTTTGGTCGACCCGGAAGAGTTTGCCATGTGGCAAAGTTTTGCCCACAAGTACCCGCAGGCAGGCGTGCTGGGTGATCCAACCACGGGTGTCCCACTCATGTACGCGGCAACTGGTGTCAAAGCTTTACCTCGTTTCACCTCGTTCGTTTTGAATGACCGCGAGATTCAGCTCTTACACGAAATTGGTCAGAACCCGGTTGCACCCCAAACTTGTGACCTAGCAAAACAGTTGGGTATCCAGTTTGTTTACGATGATGACCACAAGTATATGGGCGGGAAAATCAAACAAATTGAGAACTTTGACGGACTCAAACACATGCTCGAAACGAAAGATGGAATCAGCCTAGTGGCACACACCGAAACGGCTCGCATCTACCATCTTGATAAATGTTTTGGACCACTGAAAAAGTAA
- a CDS encoding thermonuclease family protein, with the protein MSSSITTAVSTKVLLGAAAAVVGVSTLGVVGYQIYQSSQEDPYYTVERVIDGDTIDVKQHGKTIRVRLLNIDTPETVKPDTPVQCLGPEASAFLKSQLPPGTQVRLETDQEKYDKYDRLLAGVFVGSTFVNEKIAEAGFAMPIAIGNNTKFYPQIEAAANTAKANNRGLFSETIGCTLPGQLREAVPEAKGSPLDAGSTNAKLSALYFALKVENSLEDASRSLDALSRSGLAVYGRKFSREWARKITGSTLKEVEDIQSQFAREEAEKEAKERAKREAKEKAEREAKEKAEREAREKAEREAKEKAEREAREAEERAKQEEAERIAREREAEAEREREAEAEREREAAREREAQAERDEDEAPRRKSTKKQRSHKRKSHSSDDSDAPAGYYPRHGGPPGYHGPRCFAPGGRYWRPC; encoded by the coding sequence GTGAGTTCTTCGATTACTACCGCAGTTTCCACCAAAGTCTTGCTCGGTGCAGCCGCTGCCGTGGTGGGTGTCTCGACCCTCGGCGTAGTTGGCTACCAGATTTATCAAAGTAGCCAGGAAGACCCGTATTACACGGTTGAACGAGTAATCGATGGTGACACTATCGATGTCAAGCAGCATGGGAAAACCATTCGGGTACGTTTGCTCAATATTGATACACCCGAAACAGTAAAGCCAGACACTCCAGTACAGTGCTTGGGTCCCGAAGCTTCCGCTTTCCTTAAGTCGCAGTTGCCGCCAGGCACGCAGGTTCGTTTAGAAACCGACCAGGAAAAATACGACAAATACGACCGTTTACTTGCCGGGGTATTTGTCGGTTCAACTTTCGTCAATGAAAAGATTGCCGAGGCCGGGTTCGCCATGCCGATCGCCATCGGTAACAATACAAAGTTCTACCCTCAGATCGAGGCTGCTGCCAACACCGCAAAAGCAAATAATCGCGGGCTTTTTTCAGAAACCATTGGTTGTACCCTGCCTGGTCAGCTAAGAGAAGCGGTCCCCGAAGCCAAAGGCAGTCCATTAGATGCTGGATCTACGAATGCTAAACTTTCAGCTCTCTACTTTGCACTCAAGGTTGAAAACTCATTAGAAGATGCATCAAGAAGCTTGGACGCTCTTAGTCGTTCAGGTCTAGCCGTTTATGGTAGAAAGTTTTCTCGCGAGTGGGCACGCAAGATCACCGGTTCCACTCTTAAAGAAGTCGAGGATATCCAATCGCAGTTCGCTCGTGAGGAGGCGGAAAAGGAAGCAAAAGAACGCGCTAAGCGGGAAGCTAAAGAAAAAGCAGAGCGGGAGGCCAAAGAGAAAGCTGAGCGGGAAGCTCGGGAAAAGGCAGAGCGGGAAGCAAAAGAGAAAGCTGAACGTGAGGCACGTGAAGCAGAAGAACGCGCTAAGCAGGAAGAAGCTGAACGCATTGCGCGTGAACGCGAAGCTGAAGCAGAACGTGAGCGCGAGGCCGAAGCAGAACGTGAGCGGGAAGCTGCTCGCGAGCGCGAGGCACAGGCTGAACGTGACGAAGATGAGGCTCCCCGACGCAAGTCAACAAAGAAACAGCGTTCCCACAAACGTAAGTCGCACAGTTCAGACGATTCTGATGCCCCAGCCGGCTACTACCCAAGGCATGGTGGCCCTCCGGGATACCACGGTCCCCGCTGCTTCGCCCCCGGTGGCCGCTACTGGCGTCCCTGCTAA